The proteins below are encoded in one region of Flammeovirga kamogawensis:
- a CDS encoding sulfatase-like hydrolase/transferase, with protein sequence MNTPFFLFNFLSITLSLFNSINAQTTAQKPNIIVIMLDDLGYADLGFHGCKDIKTPHIDNMAENGITFSSAYATYPVCGPSRAGFITGRYQQKFGFERNPQYDYNDIGMGLPLDEKTIANYLGDAGYSTGAIGKWHLGAHPDLWPLKRGFDEFYGHIGGGHVYTKSNNWKENQNVTTEWASYNTWLVRNNTPENPDSMVDYLTHQFTNEALDFIDRKKEEPFFLYLAYNAPHDPLEAPQEYLDQYATIEDEKRQKYAAMVAVVDEGVGKIMDKLEALGLEDNTLIFLLSDNGGPETKNASDNGVLRGAKSDVYEGGIRVPFLMYWKGEISPKVYDKPVSSLDIMATAAALNGIEAKEDKPFDGVNLIPYVRDGKEGTPHEAIYIRKFDDNRFSIRKGDYKLVQYKDRQWPNALYNLKEDIGETTNIKSENQEIFEDLQNELNTWEAGLIYPVFLGLIHRDAKARQIIDYEEVGDKKMTDFPITIDVIASSYLPVTLEILSGDASINGQEITINKAGNIEVKASQAGNEKHEPAPEEIISFSVSKADQEIIFSEITDKSMLEFPYTLEVTSTGNLPITFEVVKGSASITNNVINVVEAGEIKIKTTQLGNNFYNSAEEKIIGFNTYKANQDLVLSEIDTKTSSDSPFEIEYTSNSSNNIIYNVSGPAIIENGFLHLIGESGNVELSALQEATSIYNSGSDSISFEVINSNSEITNIENISSIYTVYPNPTTDFLIIKGVQNKSRIELIGLLGTQFTAKVKHNTVDVRNLPIGTYFLIIDGVEKLRFIKK encoded by the coding sequence ATGAATACTCCATTTTTTCTATTCAATTTTTTAAGCATTACTTTATCATTATTTAATTCAATTAATGCCCAAACTACAGCTCAAAAGCCGAATATTATTGTTATTATGTTAGACGACCTAGGGTATGCAGATTTAGGTTTTCATGGTTGTAAAGATATTAAAACGCCGCATATTGATAATATGGCAGAAAATGGAATTACTTTTTCTAGTGCCTATGCTACTTACCCTGTTTGTGGCCCGAGTAGAGCAGGTTTTATTACAGGTCGTTATCAACAGAAATTTGGTTTTGAACGTAACCCACAATACGATTATAATGATATAGGAATGGGGTTGCCTTTAGACGAAAAAACAATAGCCAATTATTTAGGAGATGCAGGATATTCAACTGGAGCAATTGGAAAATGGCATCTAGGTGCTCATCCAGATTTATGGCCATTGAAAAGAGGATTTGACGAATTTTACGGTCATATTGGAGGAGGTCATGTGTACACTAAATCAAATAATTGGAAAGAAAATCAAAATGTAACTACAGAATGGGCGAGTTATAATACTTGGTTGGTAAGAAACAATACACCAGAAAACCCAGATTCAATGGTGGATTACCTAACTCATCAATTTACAAATGAAGCATTAGATTTTATTGATCGAAAAAAAGAAGAGCCTTTCTTTTTATACTTAGCGTACAATGCTCCTCACGATCCATTAGAAGCTCCGCAAGAATACTTAGATCAATATGCAACTATAGAAGATGAAAAGCGTCAGAAATATGCAGCAATGGTTGCAGTAGTTGATGAAGGTGTTGGGAAAATTATGGATAAGTTAGAAGCATTGGGTTTAGAAGATAACACCTTAATCTTTTTATTATCAGATAATGGAGGTCCAGAAACAAAAAATGCATCTGATAATGGAGTTTTGAGAGGAGCTAAAAGTGATGTGTATGAAGGAGGAATTAGAGTGCCATTTTTAATGTATTGGAAAGGAGAGATATCACCTAAAGTTTATGATAAACCTGTTAGTTCACTAGATATAATGGCTACAGCAGCAGCTCTAAATGGTATTGAGGCAAAAGAAGATAAACCATTTGATGGAGTAAATTTAATTCCTTATGTGAGAGACGGAAAAGAAGGCACTCCACACGAAGCAATTTATATTAGAAAATTTGATGATAATAGATTCTCAATTCGTAAAGGAGATTATAAGCTAGTTCAATATAAAGACCGACAGTGGCCTAATGCTCTTTATAATTTAAAAGAAGATATAGGAGAAACAACAAATATAAAAAGTGAGAATCAAGAGATTTTTGAAGATTTACAGAACGAATTAAATACTTGGGAAGCAGGACTAATATATCCCGTTTTCTTAGGACTTATTCATAGAGATGCTAAAGCAAGGCAAATTATAGATTATGAAGAGGTGGGAGATAAGAAAATGACGGATTTTCCTATCACTATTGATGTTATTGCTAGTTCTTATTTACCTGTGACTTTAGAAATATTGTCTGGTGATGCATCAATTAATGGTCAAGAAATAACAATTAACAAAGCAGGAAATATTGAGGTTAAAGCTAGTCAGGCTGGAAATGAAAAACATGAGCCAGCTCCAGAGGAAATTATTTCTTTTTCGGTTTCTAAAGCTGATCAAGAAATTATATTTTCTGAAATTACCGATAAATCAATGTTAGAATTTCCATATACTTTAGAAGTAACTTCAACAGGAAATCTTCCAATAACTTTTGAAGTAGTAAAAGGAAGTGCTTCAATAACAAATAATGTGATTAATGTTGTAGAGGCAGGGGAGATCAAAATCAAAACAACACAACTCGGAAATAATTTTTATAATTCAGCTGAAGAGAAAATAATTGGATTTAATACCTATAAAGCCAATCAAGATTTAGTATTAAGTGAAATTGATACTAAAACGTCATCTGATTCTCCGTTTGAAATTGAATACACTTCTAATTCATCAAATAACATTATATACAACGTATCTGGTCCAGCTATCATTGAGAATGGGTTTCTTCATCTAATTGGAGAAAGTGGTAATGTTGAATTAAGTGCCCTTCAGGAAGCTACTAGTATTTATAATTCAGGATCTGATAGTATCTCTTTTGAGGTGATAAATAGTAATAGTGAAATTACAAATATTGAAAATATAAGTAGTATTTATACTGTATACCCAAACCCCACAACTGACTTTCTTATTATAAAAGGAGTTCAGAATAAATCGAGAATTGAATTAATTGGCTTATTGGGTACTCAATTTACTGCAAAAGTAAAGCACAATACGGTTGATGTAAGAAATTTACCAATTGGTACTTATTTTCTTATAATTGACGGAGTAGAAAAATTAAGATTCATTAAGAAATAG